One Rhinolophus sinicus isolate RSC01 linkage group LG06, ASM3656204v1, whole genome shotgun sequence DNA window includes the following coding sequences:
- the SERPINB6 gene encoding serpin B6 isoform X2 encodes MGAAPSIPGCCAGPLGPRLAIMDPLSEANGTFAFNLLKKLGEDNSKNVFFSPMSISSALAMVFMGAKGNTAAQMAQALSLSKIGSGGEDVHQGFQLLLTEVNRTGTNYLLRTANRLFGEKSYDFNSSFKDFCRKFYQAEMEELDFFKATEEARKHINTWVANKTEDKITELLSPNSVSPQTPLVLVNAIYFKGNWDKQFNKQQTQERPFKVSKDVKKPVQMMFKKSTFLITYIGEVFSKILVLPYVGKELNMIIILPDEDDGLEKVEKALTYEKFIEWTKLDMLDEEEVEVFLPRFKLEENYDMKDVLCSLGMTDAFEAGKADFSGMSSRRNLYLSKAVHKSFVEVNEEGTEAAAATAAVMMLRCARITPRFCADHPFLFFIQHSKTNGILFCGRFSSP; translated from the exons ATGGGGGCGGCGCCGAGCATCCCTGGCTGCTGCGCAGGACCCCTGGGCCCCAG ACTCGCCATCATGGATCCTCTATCAGAAGCAAATGGCACCTTTGCCTTCAACCTGTTGAAAAAGCTGGGTGAAGACAACTCGAAAAACGTGTTTTTCTCACCCATGAGCATCTCCTCTGCCCTGGCCATGGTCTTCATGGGGGCAAAGGGAAACACCGCGGCCCAGATGGCCCAG GCACTTTCTTTAAGTAAAATCGGCAGTGGAGGTGAAGATGTCCACCAGGGTTTCCAGTTGCTTCTCACCGAAGTAAACAGGACTGGCACGAACTACTTGCTTAGAACTGCCAACaggctctttggagaaaagtcttaTGATTTCAACTCA TCTTTCAAAGATTTCTGCCGCAAATTCTACCAAGCAGAGATGGAAGAGCTTGACTTTTTCAAAGCTACAGAGGAGGCCAGAAAACACATAAACACCTGGGTGGCTAACAAGACAGAAG ATAAAATTACTGAGTTGCTGTCTCCAAATTCAGTGAGTCCACAGACTCCTCTTGTTCTGGTGAATGCCATCTACTTCAAGGGAAACTGGGATAAACAGTTTAACAAACAGCAGACCCAGGAAAGACCATTTAAAGTCAGCAAG GATGTGAAGAAACCTGTGCAAATGATGTTTAAGAAATCCACCTTTCTCATCACCTACATAGGAGAGGTGTTCTCCAAAATCCTGGTGCTTCCTTATGTCGGCAAAGAGCTGAACATGATCATCATCCTTCCCGATGAAGACGACGGTTTGGAAAAG GTGGAAAAAGCACTTACTTACGAGAAATTCATAGAATGGACAAAGCTAGACATGctggatgaagaagaggtggaAGTGTTCCTCCCTAGATTTAAGCTGGAGGAGAATTATGACATGAAGGATGTCCTTTGCTCTCTGGGCATGACCGATGCCTTTGAGGCGGGCAAGGCGGACTTTTCCGGAATGTCGTCGCGGAGAAACCTGTATCTGTCCAAGGCTGTGCACAAGTCCTTTGTGGAGGTCAACGAGGAGGGCACGGAGGCCGCAGCCGCCACTGCCGCCGTCATGATGCTTCGATGTGCAAGGATCACGCCCAGGTTCTGTGCTGACcaccccttccttttctttatccagCACAGCAAAACCAATGGTATTCTGTTCTGTGGCCGATTCTCCTCGCCGTAA
- the SERPINB6 gene encoding serpin B6 isoform X1: MDPLSEANGTFAFNLLKKLGEDNSKNVFFSPMSISSALAMVFMGAKGNTAAQMAQALSLSKIGSGGEDVHQGFQLLLTEVNRTGTNYLLRTANRLFGEKSYDFNSSFKDFCRKFYQAEMEELDFFKATEEARKHINTWVANKTEDKITELLSPNSVSPQTPLVLVNAIYFKGNWDKQFNKQQTQERPFKVSKDVKKPVQMMFKKSTFLITYIGEVFSKILVLPYVGKELNMIIILPDEDDGLEKVEKALTYEKFIEWTKLDMLDEEEVEVFLPRFKLEENYDMKDVLCSLGMTDAFEAGKADFSGMSSRRNLYLSKAVHKSFVEVNEEGTEAAAATAAVMMLRCARITPRFCADHPFLFFIQHSKTNGILFCGRFSSP, from the exons ATGGATCCTCTATCAGAAGCAAATGGCACCTTTGCCTTCAACCTGTTGAAAAAGCTGGGTGAAGACAACTCGAAAAACGTGTTTTTCTCACCCATGAGCATCTCCTCTGCCCTGGCCATGGTCTTCATGGGGGCAAAGGGAAACACCGCGGCCCAGATGGCCCAG GCACTTTCTTTAAGTAAAATCGGCAGTGGAGGTGAAGATGTCCACCAGGGTTTCCAGTTGCTTCTCACCGAAGTAAACAGGACTGGCACGAACTACTTGCTTAGAACTGCCAACaggctctttggagaaaagtcttaTGATTTCAACTCA TCTTTCAAAGATTTCTGCCGCAAATTCTACCAAGCAGAGATGGAAGAGCTTGACTTTTTCAAAGCTACAGAGGAGGCCAGAAAACACATAAACACCTGGGTGGCTAACAAGACAGAAG ATAAAATTACTGAGTTGCTGTCTCCAAATTCAGTGAGTCCACAGACTCCTCTTGTTCTGGTGAATGCCATCTACTTCAAGGGAAACTGGGATAAACAGTTTAACAAACAGCAGACCCAGGAAAGACCATTTAAAGTCAGCAAG GATGTGAAGAAACCTGTGCAAATGATGTTTAAGAAATCCACCTTTCTCATCACCTACATAGGAGAGGTGTTCTCCAAAATCCTGGTGCTTCCTTATGTCGGCAAAGAGCTGAACATGATCATCATCCTTCCCGATGAAGACGACGGTTTGGAAAAG GTGGAAAAAGCACTTACTTACGAGAAATTCATAGAATGGACAAAGCTAGACATGctggatgaagaagaggtggaAGTGTTCCTCCCTAGATTTAAGCTGGAGGAGAATTATGACATGAAGGATGTCCTTTGCTCTCTGGGCATGACCGATGCCTTTGAGGCGGGCAAGGCGGACTTTTCCGGAATGTCGTCGCGGAGAAACCTGTATCTGTCCAAGGCTGTGCACAAGTCCTTTGTGGAGGTCAACGAGGAGGGCACGGAGGCCGCAGCCGCCACTGCCGCCGTCATGATGCTTCGATGTGCAAGGATCACGCCCAGGTTCTGTGCTGACcaccccttccttttctttatccagCACAGCAAAACCAATGGTATTCTGTTCTGTGGCCGATTCTCCTCGCCGTAA